The nucleotide sequence AACTGCCCTTTTAGTGGCTCAAAAAGAATTGATTGATGAGATAATTTTAGTAGATGTAGTTGAAGGATTAGCCGAAGGAAAGGCACTTGATATCGCTCAATTATCCCCAATAGAAGGATTTGAAACTAAAATCATTGGCACATCTGATTATTCTCAAATGGCAAATTCAAATTTAGTAGTTGTTACCGCCGGGCTTGCCCGTAAACCCGGTATGGATAGGTTAGATTTGCTTTATAAAAATGCCCGGATTATTAAAGAAATAACCTTAAATATAGTCAAATATGCCCCTGATTCTATCATCATTATGGTGACTAATCCGGTAGATGTGATGACCTATCATGCCTTTAAGGTATCCGGGTTTAGTCCTCAAAGGGTGCTTGGTCAGGCGGGGATATTAGATACTGCCAGATTTTGCTATTTTATCTCACAAGAATTAAAAATCTCTCCTAAAAATATATCTTCAATAATTTTAGGCGGACATGGGGATTCAATGATACCATTACCTCGATGGACGCTGGTAAATAAAATACCAATTACAGAACTAATGGATGAAAAAACATTAGATAGATTAATTGAACGAACGCGAAAAGGAGGTGGTGAGATAGTAACATTGCTTAAAACAGGTAGTGCCTTTTATGCCCCAGCCGCCTCGACAGTTCAAATGGTGGAGAGTATCATTAAAGATACAAAACAAATTTTACCCTGTTCTGTATATTTACAAGGAAAATATGGAGTTTCAGATATTTATATTGGAGTGCCTGCAAGATTAGGTGCAAATGGGGTAGAAGAGATAATTGAACTTGAATTAAATGAGGATGAATTA is from bacterium and encodes:
- the mdh gene encoding malate dehydrogenase; translated protein: MKKVSIIGAGNVGATTALLVAQKELIDEIILVDVVEGLAEGKALDIAQLSPIEGFETKIIGTSDYSQMANSNLVVVTAGLARKPGMDRLDLLYKNARIIKEITLNIVKYAPDSIIIMVTNPVDVMTYHAFKVSGFSPQRVLGQAGILDTARFCYFISQELKISPKNISSIILGGHGDSMIPLPRWTLVNKIPITELMDEKTLDRLIERTRKGGGEIVTLLKTGSAFYAPAASTVQMVESIIKDTKQILPCSVYLQGKYGVSDIYIGVPARLGANGVEEIIELELNEDELTNFQTSAKIYKQGIAELYG